Below is a window of Corvus cornix cornix isolate S_Up_H32 chromosome 2, ASM73873v5, whole genome shotgun sequence DNA.
TTTTGGATCTAGTTCTTGCACTCCATCTTTCACTGGGCAAAAGAAACCATTCTTTTTACCATGGGGGCAGAACAGAGAAGGATGAAAGCTGCTACTCAGCCATAAGGTGAGTGaaagcacattttatttcaactcTTTCTTGGATACACCTGCATCACAGAAAGTGCTACCACAGTTCTGGTACTTTATTAATAAAGTCCAGATATAATCTGGTGACTACAGAAAGACAATTACTACATTTTCTCAAAAGATATTTCTCCTAAGTGTCACAATTAGGCACAAAGATTAAAGGACACAGAGTGAGGAAGGTTATGCAAACCAACCGGTGCCTGCCCTGTATATATTTGTGAACAGCTGTAGAAATTTAGGTCTACTTGGCATCCAATTTGTAATCAATTTTAACACAATGTTTTGGACTTGTTCTTTTAGGAAGTTTCCCAAACAAAGCACTCTAATTGATAGTAAACATCTGTAATTAGTTTGATGTCCTCaacaacttgaaaaaaaattaattttacatctTTTAGTAACTCTTAGGAAGCAATCCTACCAATGGACTTACTCACAGGCTAAAAATTAACCCATGCTGctagtaggaaaaaataatgttttctgaagGGCATTAATATAAGTTGAGTGAAATGTTTATACATAAAAAGCTATGCAAGAAACTTTAAATGCTAAGCAATTTTCTGCCTAAAAAAAACCAGTCTGTAACAAAACTTCttctattttaataatattttcccttttgcagaAAAGCCACGTTTCCATGCATAAGCTGACTAAAAAAGCTTGCTCTATAAATTATTTACTAAACAGTTCTTGTCTCTCAAAGTTCAAGTGTCATCATACTATTTCCAGCTCATTTGTTATGGTTGCCACCatcacacaaaaaatattcaaCATAGAAAAACTTCGTTTTCCTTTACGTTCAAGGAATTTATTCTCCAAGAGCTGCGCATATTCTTCCCATCCCCTCATGAATAATTTATACAGTGCCAGAACAGACCTCCTCAACCCCAAACTCCAACAAAGTAATATAAAATTAGATATAATGAAAGAATTTAATCTGTTCTAAAGatgttgacatttttttccttgaaaacacatttgcaaGTATTTCTGAACATACACTGTTAAAAAGCAAACTctaaaaaagcagcatttataTCATTTCTCATAGGAAAAAGATCATAACTTTAATAATTTATTCCCACTTGCAGGTCTATGATTGACAGCAGATACCCTACATCTCACAAATCATTTAATGAACAAAATCAATGCCATTTAAATGAAGGGAGTATAGCATTACCTCCCCAGTCAGTTTAATGTAATGAATTGGTTAGCTGGTGTTATTAGGATAGCCTACAACacaatgcttttgcttttttacaaAGTCTAAACCCAAGCTGGTTGTCAAGCACATTAAGCAAGACAGAACACTCAAATCAGATTTAACCAACTATTTTAAGACATTCTTAGAAATAATGCCTACTGATAGAATGCAAAATACATGCTTTGGgcaataaaatatattgcattGATCAAAGCTGGTTACATAAACAAGCTTAACCAACCATTGCAAAAGAGGTCGTCATATCCACTAATAAATATTCAAACCCCATGAGTGCAAATTTAGCCCGAGTCCAGGAAGAGCACATACAAACTAGAGAGTTAACTAAATTGTGTTTTAGTTAACAACTGAGTTTAATGTTATGAGGAACTTATATACCTTTTTTGCTTGCAAAGCTagtgagcacagcagagagaaacaaatttcattttcacatccGAGCAAATGTGGAGAGGCAAAATACACACAGGAGGAGCGTGTATATTTCAGACCACAAAAAGCACAGTACATTATTCACATAGTTAGAAAAAACCAAGACAATTACCCAAATGTTTAACTGGTAAAAGTTTAATGTCAACTTacttataaaaatgaaaaaatattttagaattcaCCATACAATTGAGCAACCTGGCCCTACTGACTACCAGCTATAGGAAGGCATTTAAGGAAATGATGGTTGTGTCAAAACAAAGGCTAACTTGAGGCATGTATgctgctttgaaataaaaagaaaagaaaaaccaaaaaaccctcccaTTTGCAGGAAGCTAGATGCTTAGCCTAGTTTTTAAAGCTAATTACAAAATCCTCTTTCATACTGGTCCAGATGTCTtgacaatttcttcttttaacagaactgtcaaaagaaaagaattttttatgaGATCTTCATACAGCTTAGTTCTAAATCTTTGCAAGAAGATACAGAAATATAACACCACACTTAGGATATGGAAATTACTAGTTAAAGCATTTGCTTATATTGTAACCATTCCTTCAGGCATCTGTATATAGACACTTCCGTAACTGCCACCTTACAGAAAGTTTTAAGGACAAACAGACTTTTCCAGGTACTACAAACAATTCCATCAAACAATTTCTAAGCTTTATACATTATCTAGATATCTCGGAGCACATATTTGAACAATATTCAGCAATAAGCTATGTAAACCAAgatgcataaaatattttttttatgtggCACTCTTAATGTATACTGTGGCAtggccctgcagagctgcagcattcttaacacagaaaaataatagaatgAGGTTATCATGCTTCCTGCTGCATGCAATCACATCTTAAACTGTAAATTTTGCAAGCCTTCGTTTCAGTGTTTCTCCGTTTTACTGAACTACCAGTGTTTCTCAGAAGCTTTATACATTCCTATTTCCcgaacttaaaaaaaagattcaatCAAGTTATCGCTGCCCTACACTTATCCTGGCACTGGAATACAGCAGCAGTCATCTatcttttttattgcttcttcttttcagaatagcaaaaaccagaaaaaacagtAACAGAAGGGCTAAAAAAGGCCCGCTACACTCACCAAAGAAGAGATTAAAACCAGTTAAAAGAACTTTGggtgaagaaagagaaaacactgtgACTAGCTTGTCACCACTTCATATGGTAAAGCAGTATTGTAACTAAATGTCGCAAGGACTAAGTCCTACTTCTCTCCCCCTTTGTCACCAACCTATTTGAGAGATCTCACACCTTCAgtcaaaaatacatttctaatttaaagcaattttgCCATCTCAACATGTAATACCATTAATGGGTTAAGAAATAACTAAAAGTCAACAGAAAGTGATTTGTCACATTTACTGCAAACCAAAATTAACCACAGAGCCTGGCTGCCTGCTATCAAATGTGCGGAGCAGTCTAACACAGTCTTACCTTCCATCTGTTTCCACATTCATTACAGACAACAAACGTTGTCATGGGTTCATCAGCACTGCGGGTTTGAACCTTTGGCAAAGGCAAGAGCCagagtggaaaaggaaaattagtaTCTTCAACTTTTGTTAGTGTGTGTTCAATGTAACTGTTTCAACCAAAGTTTAACATTAAGGAAACAAATTCACATAAAACTACAAGTTAACTTTATGTATCAACTGAAACTGGGCTTTTTGCCTTGCTATAAAGCCATTATAAACTTAGGTTTTGAGAGATTTAGTAGCACTAAAATACCAATTTCTGCATGGAGCTGTGCACATATTCCTAGGAACAGATTCTGCACTAAAACTACAATGTTCAGTACAGCTTCACATACCTTTACTGATTCAAAGGCTTAAAAGTCTCATGACTGAAAAACAGCTTGCTATTTAAAGCATCTGATAAAcaatagaaaatataaatgcagCTGATCCTATGATGAAAATTACCTTCCCTGAAGCACTGTTAAGCAAATTAAAGCCCCCTTTCTGCAGTTGTAGGAATGACTATAGATCAGGGTCTAGAGTTAGTCAAATGGTACattcaatatatttaaaaatgtgcatgtgtatatacatatgtattattttctgctatttAGTCCCTCTGTAGAACAAAGTTTACACACATTAAAACCATTATCTCTCCTCCACATAAAACCTTTATGAATAAGATGTATTAAGAAGAATTAGCAAAAATTCAGCATTGCAAAGAAACTGAAGTTTCAGTCTGTACTGATACTCAGCTTGGATCTACATAAAGTTTTTGGCAAATAAATACAACAAACTTGCTTTACATAAGCACAACTAAGTAGATCCAGCTATcttcacattttgaaatttgTCAGCATTTTGTTAAAAGTTCCTTTTgcaatttcaattttttttctctgacaagCTTTATATATAGGACTTAAGCTTcggaaaaggaaaacaaggagtCTGAATAACCACGCACCTGGGTGTATGTACAGTTCTTCTTTTTGCACTTGCCACATGTAAACAGATCAGTTTGGGTACCTCCTGTTTTAGCCATCTGGTGCTCTCTGATAGCTTCTTTGGTCAGATTTTTGCGCATTTCTTTCAGCTCATCACTTGCCATTTCCTACAAAGGACAAAGAGCAGACAGAGCTTACTAGAGAGTTTTAGCTTTAAAACAAGTTAACACTGTGTGAGCcaatacaattttttatttagaatcCATGAACAACAACTCTGTTGAAGGGCAATGTAATtctacacatttttaattttacaagaCTTAAGCTGGGATATTTCACAGCACAGAAGCtacaaaaagtttaaaatgttctcttttttaaCACAGGGAAAAACAAGTTACAACGTCAAACATCTAGCAACATTTCTATGCAAATGCACTTCTGAAGTTCAGAAATGTAAGAGAGACAAGGTAGAGGACTTAAAAGTCCTCCAGAGAGGCAAAAAAGATCCTCTCCCTAGGTTAGATCCTAGGATAATTGTTTCATTGACCCACATAGGATTTATCATAGGAAAAGATTTGCATTATTTTGACAACTTCCATATTTGTACCGATAAATACAGTACAGCAATAATTTACCATGTGTAACCAGAAATCATACACACTTAGTTTCTATAAAGAGTTCAGAATcacccattttctttttcatttaacatAGTTTTAGTGCACAAGATCTCCACAATGTCTAGCAATCAAGTGTACACAGCAAAACCAATTTGTTACCTTTTTTTCAGTACAGTTTTATTCGACACCCCATGTAGATGTGGAATGCCAATCTTGTATCAATGCTGTTTCACTTCAGAAGTAATCTTAACACTAAGGGGGTTTTAGTCATTAACATTTTAATCCAAAACTTTAATCAAACAAAGAATGGGCACTGGACAGGACAAAATATATGCTTGTgcatatgtatataaatatgtagaacaaagaaaatcaaaatacataCTGAAGGtacaatttacttttttttacacATTCTTTCACCAGcctctatttaaaaaaacaaccaaccaaaaaaacccaccacagcTTTCTTTTGCAATAAAGTTAGCCATGATTTTCATTAGTTGACCATAGCTTTAATTTCCTTCAGTCTCCAAGACACTCCTTTAATACCTCATCTGAGGGGAAAGAATCCAACACACAGAAGCAGAACTACAAAACTGAAACGATGTTTAACTAcgctttaatttttctctcccataaaatctaatttttcatttgactttACAAAAAAGGCACAGTCTTTTGGAAGTATGGGCAGCTTacataaattacttttatagCTAATAAATACAGGCCAGGATGTAAGTCCAATAAGGAAAGAGTTCAAAACCTGTGCTTTACTTACCTCTGCTGTCATTTTGGCAAACTTGTCAGGAGGAATGTTTCCACATAATACGTTTTTCCTTAGGTTAGGGTTCTTTGCATCCTTGAGATTCGCTATCCTACTTCGTACcctatttttgtatttcatatcagtgttttttaattcttgaaaaATAGGTGCTTTGTATTAAGGAACAAAACATGGATAAGTAAAATAGAGTAACACATTAACAAGTAAAACAGAGCACTAGAAAAGATTCATTTTGGGGGGCAATTTCTAAACCAATGTACTTCACTGTCCATCAAgtcctccccccaccccaaccaACAGCTCCTGTTCAACACAGCAGAATTCACAACCTTCTGAATCCTAATCACAGCTTAGTACATGGTCAGTGAAATATGAATTTTTGGGTAGTAGGATCTCAActgaaattaattcatttctGAGAATTAATTCATTTCTGAACCAAATATTCAAACAATGACAGCTCACtaacacaatttttttgttaaaaaaaagaagcccaAACCTCTGTTCCAGAACCATTCAAACACTGCTACCAGAACTACCCTTTTGAAAACTGTGAATTCACTTAGAAATAAACttgtagaaaattaaataaagacaTTAGAAAATTATTAAGAAGCCTGTTAACTGTTAacaagaaaggatttttaaatagcaTAGAAGAGCCCAGAATTTTATGTAAGAATGCTTCAGTAAGATATAATATTGctgctgcaaggaaaacatATTGAGCCGAAAAGAACCCACACGCACTCACCTACACGCATTCCTACATATTTTAAGGCAAATCATTTAGGTTGggctgtttttttaaacactaaatTTATACTGATACTGATGTATCGAACACAGTTTACCATTTTTGTTTTacatgaaatataaaaacacTCAATAGttaattcatttgaaaattatctgcgttttttaaaaacactccTGGGTAGAGCACACAGATATACAACAAAGGATATCTTCTTCAATCTGGGAACCCAGCTCTTCTTCATCAGCACCAATAGCAATGTAATCATctgatgaaaacaaataataaaatactagCACCTGGCACTCTGTGTTCTATATCCCTGAGATCCCTATAGTTTCAGAACTCTGAAACTCAGAAAATTATAAAACACCTGCAgtgagttttctttttgtataGGTAATTCTAATTTACTGCATGCTTATCCTTTCAAAATTTATTACttggaagaacaaaaataagTGAAAGGAAGCAGAACAGAAGTTCAAAAGAgttaaaaacctttaaaaaccaaaaaagttcTGACACCTAGTTGTAAACACAcgtagaaataaaaaaccattACTACAGAAAGCTTTGAATATTCCAATAGGTTTGGCATCTCTCCCATCTCCACAGCCTGCGCATAGAACAGACTATtatgaaaaggaaacattttatattGTGTTTAATCAATTGTTTTAGTCCACACAATACAagaataagcaaataaatattctgcatgcagggaaaagaaagatttaattAGAAACATAGTAATTAAGTAACAAACTGTCTTActagattttttaaatgcaaaacagaGATGTGTCACGAAACACGTAAATTAGAAGAAACAGACCACAGCAGTCTTGAAGACAATGCAACACTTGAACTAAAATGTCTCAAGATAACTGTTTACTGTTTCTGACCAAAATGCTGCCTCACAAAGACATCTGCCTTTCCAAGACTGCTTAAGAACAAATTACATACAGTGCTTGCCTCCTCATTTCAACACGGGTGTACTTCAGTGAGTAATCCAAACATCATTCCTCCTTCAATCTCATACCAAAGGccataaaacaagaaaataaccttatttttttaactcacGGGTCATCAGTTTACATGTGCTATAGAAAGCAACATAGCAAAAAAGGTTCTTGGAAAACTAGCTAAAATTAAGACTACATAGAATTATGAATACTAAGATGCTGTATGTGACTGTCTGGTCTCAAAAGAAGTCTGTGAACTACATATCCAGATGATCACAAATTCATGGTCTTCAGTCAGCTTTGCTTATTGTCTATACCTGAATTTATatgaattaaaagaaagaataaaagaatgaaGGGAGTAAACACAGATGATTCCGAAGTCTACTGACACTGGGCCAAGTTACACTAAGCTAAGAACAGAGAAACAGGAGCTGGGTCACAATTTTGATAGAAGAGAAGGacacaccagaaaaaaatcaggcaatTCTGCAAAGTGCAGCTTTCAGTTTGCTCCTTATCTAGCATATCATTCAATTTGTCATTTTAAAGACACCCAAGTGtgcatgagagagaaaaagaaaaaaacccgCAACAGTCAAGGAATTTACAGATACCCAAAAGGCACGAAGTTAAGAGCAATGCAAGACTCTCTTATTGCAAGTATCTTGATGAAACATCAAGAATAAATCACAACAGTAAGGCAGCTTCAAAATCCGAAGGTCTCCAGGACCTCCGGTGTAAGAAAGGCAGTCTTGTATATAGTCACACCCCCTCAGTCAAAAagactgagacaaaaaaaaaatagcagcctctacaaaaatatttaaatgaagcttTAAAGAGGCAATAGCCTTCCTGAAAAGAAGATCCCCGGTTGGCAAGCTATCAGATGAACTGAGCCACAAAATGTCCTGAATCATCAGCAACGAAGATGCATTTTGAAACATTCCCATGCTGTCAAGGCTACTCATTACTGGCACCTTGGGTGAACTGGTTTATGGGTCTACACACGCAAATGGACACAAACAGGGTTTATTCTACCCTACGGGGCAGGAGAAAATGTAGAgtggaaaagacagaaagaagaaggaaatatttaaacttGAAAATATAGTCTACAAAGCTCACCTCCTGTtctgagagctgcagagagcattTCTCTACATTTCACTCGTACAGAGTCTGAAGTGCTTGGAGCCCggggaaaggaagggatgaAAGAATTTGAAGGAGCACTaccctcctccttcctgctgctggaattgctACTTGAACTgctaaaaaaaggcaaaatgaaaaccaatattaatgttttttcccccttcttcaAAGaactttctttgtttctgggCAAAATACAGGTCTTTTGCTATATCCATTTGATGGTATTCCAAAATAAGAACACAGGCCACctttttaaagctatttataGCTTTAGAGTCAATACAATTTTAAAGTGTCTTTAGACTATTCACCAGGGTATTCCACACAATAGAGACACAGCAGGTATTTCATTCCATTATGTGGCACATAAGCCTTAATTCTCAGTTCTTTACATTGacatgaaatcttttttttcctcccacggaactttactttaaaaaacagtgaCGATACATCACACCAACATTCACTCTGCAGCAAATGCCTTGCATTCAATCTGCTTACTGTATTGAAAGGGTGCCATGggcacaaaaaaccccccataaTTTACCTAGTTTTGCAAACTGTAAACCAAGTTTTCAGCTTCCATCAGGACATATAGTTAGAGgttaaatttcaattttaaaatggcTGCTGAAAAGAGATCCCTAAACTCAGACATGTATAGAAGAAGTGGGCTTGCAAATACTCTTTTGTAAATGTtcttcagctcctgcagtgaCATTAATGTAGACTTCTTTTTCTGGTAACATATTTTGTGTTTACAAAAAAGAGTGCAGAATGTTTATTAAACATAAAAGCTAACACACTAAAGAAGCATATGCAATTACCACAAAGCAGAGACTGAAAGTTGTTTTACAGTTCTCAAAGCTGGGTGCTAGTACTGAGAGAGGACAGAGTATTTGACAGACCCAACGGATGGAATAAACAATAAACTTGTCTGGCCATATCTTGACctatgtctttcttttttttctatgtcaACAATAGCATGGTTTACTTCCCTAATAACACACTCTTTCTTGTACAACtctgtctttcagaaaagaacatGGAAGCTGTCTCTAATGTGACAAATTTGGACCAAATAGTTTAAAGTTAATTTATACTGACTGAGGTTATTTGCACAGCCATTAATAATTAAGCACCTTTCTTCTCTGGCTTCAGGGCTGTTTTGTGAGGAAGATGCaggctcctttttcttttcttcagaatcTTTATCAGTTGAAGGTCCATCTGGAAATACAAAACATGAGAAACTCTCTTCTACCCAGAAATAGTAACTGATTTAAAGCAGTGGTAAAATACCATGATTTCTCCTGAACCAGTTGGAAATGCTATCAGCTCCCACTCTCTGCTTTGACCTTCTCTTGCAGTACAACATTCCACTTCCCAACACCCTCCCAAcacaggaaatggaaaacatgaCAACATTTCAGATCCTTCAAGTCAAGTCCAGCATCTGCTTAAACTGGCAGTGAAGACATGACAGAAACACAGACTTTTACGATTTATTTTTTCGAACACTCCTGCATTAGGTAGGCAGTAACTCCTTAGGTATTGCATCAGGTCTCTGGAGTTTGTCTTCCATGCTTTATATATGTAAGTTCCTACTACATACATCCATTCTTATTAATTATATTGTGAAAATACCATGGTAGGCAAAATAGAAagtcattttcatatttttgaagGAGTTTTCCAGACACACAGACAGTATTTTCTGTGATAGCTCTTAAATTATTTGTCTCAGTGTCTAAATATATTTGAATCTGCCATTCAACATACAGGTTATGTTTCACAATGATTTTATAAAGAATAAAGACAAAAGTCTTTATGGAAAAGAGCAATCACAACATTTAACTCTAGCATAGCAAGAATGGATACACCCTTCTATTGTAAAGAGGATTTCAGAGTGGCTAAATTGAGTGCCTGCTTTGATTTGCTCTCTAGAAAGGCTGGCTTTCTACTGCCTACAGAGAAAGCCTTGTGAGACTGGCATCACTGATTGACAGATTTTGTGAATTCCTATTTCCAAGTCCTTATAAAGCTGCTATTAAACTTCTAAATTTGTAGACACTGTATTATCAGAATAAGCATATATtacaaactttaaaattaatcaaaaacagaacaagaaaaggagggaaatcCGTTAAGGCTCAGTCTTGCCAACAAAGATGTCCTGAACTAAGCGTGTAAATCCCTGTTGAAATATCTAAAAGTATCCTTAATTCCAGAGGAAGCCCATCTCTGTGCTTCTCAGAGGAACTTGGTGGTATGTAACAGACAAATTCAGGTTTCTTCAAACTCgagctttttaattttatttttacagagtAGAAAATAACTGTACTGGCTTTCTCTTTATAGGAACAATAAACTGAACATGATTTTGATACTTTCCTTAACCTGTGAGTTAAGGAATTTATCCAATCAAATatcactttattaaaaaatcttaGCAGGGACACCAGTACTGGATCAGACTAAGCACCCATCTACTATTCTGTCTCCAGCTGTATCTATAAAGAGATGCACACAAAATAGTATAGGAaccagaaaagcacaaaaagatAATTCTCCAGATTACTCCCCCAGCCTTCAAGGGCTCACTTATTGTTGCAATGTTGTATTAAATccttgaaaaatttcttcatttaaggtaaaaaagataattaaacaCAGATGATGCATTTAGGCTGATTGTCTTCAATAAGCTGAAGATGTTATTCAAAAATATTCCTAACAAAGATAGCAATTTAACAACTTTTGAttataaaaagtaatttcactAAGAAAGCAAACAAGCCTATAAACTGAATGGATCACACAAGTTCTTTGCTATGACAACTGAAGTGCactaagagaaagaaaacaactccCATTTTTAACATGCATACTCACTCTCTCTATGGCAACAACTGATTACATGATATAATCTTTAAAGATGTTCTAAATATGCATGCAATCTCTTTTACCTTCCCAGTGTTTTAAGTACATGATCATTTTTGTCAGAGGCTTTAAGACAAACCAGTAGATCAAACAGGTATCTTGGGGTACAGCTCAAGTCCTGCAAAGCAGGAGCTCTGCTTCAGCCCATTTACCTACACATTTTTCTGGCACACGTTTTCAAATTCAGGTCTGACCTATGTATCTCCTGCTTATTTTGCACCATACACACCACAGTGGTTATAGCTGGCACCCAGTTTTCTTTTATCAAACACTTCCATTCAGCCCAGCACCACTTCTCCAAGGGCAGGCACCTGAGAACACCTGCCAATACCCCAGTGGATTCTTTCCCTTACGGAGGACAGGGCATACACAAGGCACAGAGGTAAAAGCACAGCTCCTCCTATAGCTGCAGACCAGTCTCAAGGATGTCTCAAACCAAGGTCAGACTTGAGCAGCTGAGACTGGACATCTTCAGCAAGTATGTCTTCAAAACTATAGTTTCTTTAATCACTTAAGAGTTTATAGATGTTTTTGCTTAATCTagtttcagaaagctgaaaataaagttaataGTATCCTGAGTGTTTAAGTTGCTTTTATGGATCATAAATTGGAAAGCACTAGAAGAGGTGCTTTCCATCTTTAGACTCAAACATTAATAAAGATAACTTGTTATATTGAAATACGGTATTGACAAAAGAACAGAGTGCAATTAACAGCCTATCCTCcggggaaagaaaaattatcctTGACAAATTAAAAGTCCCTACTAATTACCTTATTTTACATTCAATGGCCAGACTCTAATAGAAAGGAAGAATGACATCTAATGGGAACTATGAACGACCACAGAAATTCTAACAAAATAAGGTGCAAAAAAAATGGCCCTTCTGtgaaatgtctttaaaaattccAATGTGATTCACCTCAGGAAGTCTACAGaacattataaatatttatataatataaattaCAAGTTGTGCAGTTCCTTTTTCAACTCCATACAGCTATTCAAACTTACcgattttttcttcagaaacaaatggaaattGTC
It encodes the following:
- the TCEA1 gene encoding transcription elongation factor A protein 1 isoform X3, whose translation is MATEDEIIRIAKKMDKMVQKKNAAGALDLLKELKNIPMTLELLQSTRIGMSVNAIRKQSTDEEVTSLAKSLIKSWKKLLDGPSTDKDSEEKKKEPASSSQNSPEAREESSSSNSSSRKEEGSAPSNSFIPSFPRAPSTSDSVRVKCREMLSAALRTGDDYIAIGADEEELGSQIEEAIFQELKNTDMKYKNRVRSRIANLKDAKNPNLRKNVLCGNIPPDKFAKMTAEEMASDELKEMRKNLTKEAIREHQMAKTGGTQTDLFTCGKCKKKNCTYTQVQTRSADEPMTTFVVCNECGNRWKFC
- the TCEA1 gene encoding transcription elongation factor A protein 1 isoform X2; this translates as MATEDEIIRIAKKMDKMVQKKNAAGALDLLKELKNIPMTLELLQSTRIGMSVNAIRKQSTDEEVTSLAKSLIKSWKKLLDGPSTDKDSEEKKKEPASSSQNSPEAREESSSSSNSSSRKEEGSAPSNSFIPSFPRAPSTSDSVRVKCREMLSAALRTGDDYIAIGADEEELGSQIEEAIFQELKNTDMKYKNRVRSRIANLKDAKNPNLRKNVLCGNIPPDKFAKMTAEEMASDELKEMRKNLTKEAIREHQMAKTGGTQTDLFTCGKCKKKNCTYTQVQTRSADEPMTTFVVCNECGNRWKFC
- the TCEA1 gene encoding transcription elongation factor A protein 1 isoform X1; the protein is MATEDEIIRIAKKMDKMVQKKNAAGALDLLKELKNIPMTLELLQSTRIGMSVNAIRKQSTDEEVTSLAKSLIKSWKKLLDGPSTDKDSEEKKKEPASSSQNSPEAREESSSSSNSSSRKEEGSAPSNSFIPSFPRAPSTSDSVRVKCREMLSAALRTGDDYIAIGADEEELGSQIEEAIFQELKNTDMKYKNRVRSRIANLKDAKNPNLRKNVLCGNIPPDKFAKMTAEEMASDELKEMRKNLTKEAIREHQMAKTGGTQTDLFTCGKCKKKNCTYTQVQTRSADEPMTTFVVCNECGNRWKVRLC